The following coding sequences lie in one Flagellimonas eckloniae genomic window:
- a CDS encoding PD40 domain-containing protein, protein MKRFYFIFLLLAFVLLFNACNIKKQNSKENESITIDNPYLGQKPPGSTPEVFAPGMVSTEHRDLSGFFTPDMKEFYFTRKDLETGKWSLIVFKYENSQWQKSVVGPRVGRPIIAPDGKTMHLGRDYMKRTNTGWSEVKSLGPMFNREDWGIMRLSSSTKGTYVFDDYKSNDVIRISTLKNGKREEPRLLGKEINTGKYTAHPFIAPDESYLIWDSERDGGYGKSDLYISFRQNDGSWGAAINMGDKINTTFGESGGYVTPDGKYLFYNSGDLENKDIFWVDAQVIENLKHK, encoded by the coding sequence ATGAAAAGATTCTACTTCATATTTTTGCTACTTGCATTCGTGTTACTTTTCAATGCTTGTAACATTAAAAAACAGAACTCAAAAGAAAATGAATCAATAACTATAGATAACCCATACCTTGGTCAAAAGCCGCCTGGTTCAACCCCAGAAGTTTTTGCACCTGGCATGGTTTCAACAGAACATAGAGACCTTAGTGGTTTCTTCACACCCGATATGAAAGAATTCTATTTTACCAGGAAAGACCTTGAAACTGGAAAATGGTCGCTAATTGTTTTTAAATACGAAAATAGTCAATGGCAAAAGTCAGTTGTGGGGCCAAGGGTGGGTCGACCTATAATAGCTCCAGATGGCAAGACCATGCATTTGGGAAGGGATTATATGAAGCGTACTAATACTGGTTGGTCAGAGGTCAAAAGTCTTGGTCCAATGTTTAACCGAGAAGACTGGGGTATTATGCGCTTATCTTCATCAACCAAAGGCACCTATGTTTTTGATGACTATAAAAGTAATGACGTAATCCGAATATCAACGCTTAAGAATGGTAAGCGCGAAGAACCAAGACTTCTCGGAAAGGAAATTAATACAGGAAAATACACTGCTCACCCCTTCATCGCTCCAGATGAGTCCTATTTAATCTGGGATAGTGAAAGAGACGGCGGATATGGCAAGTCTGACCTATACATCAGTTTTCGACAAAATGATGGTTCTTGGGGTGCTGCCATTAATATGGGAGATAAAATAAACACAACCTTCGGGGAAAGTGGCGGGTACGTAACGCCAGATGGAAAATATCTTTTCTACAATTCAGGAGACTTAGAAAATAAGGATATATTTTGGGTGGATGCTCAGGTTATTGAGAATCTCAAGCACAAATAA
- a CDS encoding DUF2268 domain-containing putative Zn-dependent protease (predicted Zn-dependent protease with a strongly conserved HExxH motif): MIKIKTVTQIFLFIVLLISSCKNNANHKQITDEESYLKIVFEDSEDYQFNNSEKELIKKTAILSDQEIRKLLPSLTKNLTLRIIPVDYDLNIVGGVTGRTNTPHEVTAEISYTYKGGISAVVKKSLSGHIYHEFHHVWRGWTLSKNEFEKGISTAAINEGLADVFSKTYTGVYLKVGNPSDDIRGWTQEVLNLPKDADYNQWMNQHSDGRFAIGYRVGTYIVEQALKNTNMTIVELSNYKPEEILKKSGLKKY; this comes from the coding sequence ATGATAAAAATAAAAACAGTAACACAAATTTTCCTATTTATTGTTCTACTGATTTCAAGTTGTAAAAACAATGCTAATCACAAACAGATTACCGATGAAGAATCGTATTTAAAAATAGTTTTTGAAGATTCAGAAGACTATCAATTTAATAATTCTGAAAAAGAGTTGATAAAAAAAACAGCAATACTTTCAGACCAAGAAATCAGAAAACTATTGCCTAGTTTAACCAAAAACCTGACTCTGAGAATAATTCCTGTCGATTATGATTTAAATATAGTGGGAGGAGTAACGGGAAGAACCAATACACCACATGAGGTTACGGCCGAAATATCATATACATACAAAGGTGGAATTAGTGCAGTAGTAAAGAAGTCACTTTCAGGTCATATCTATCATGAATTTCATCATGTTTGGCGTGGTTGGACTTTATCAAAAAATGAGTTTGAAAAGGGAATTTCTACTGCAGCTATAAATGAAGGTCTGGCAGATGTATTCAGCAAAACGTATACAGGTGTCTATTTAAAAGTAGGAAACCCATCAGATGATATTAGGGGCTGGACACAAGAAGTATTAAATCTTCCAAAAGATGCTGATTACAACCAATGGATGAACCAACACAGTGACGGAAGGTTTGCCATTGGATATAGAGTAGGTACCTATATAGTAGAACAAGCGCTAAAAAACACCAATATGACTATTGTTGAATTGAGTAACTATAAACCTGAAGAAATTTTAAAAAAATCAGGTTTAAAGAAATACTAA
- a CDS encoding DJ-1/PfpI family protein, giving the protein MEESRKQILIISTLFLILSCGKQNASYEANIKENIELEQVQMSHEELIQAMKPKQHNIEKVGILVYNGVNSLDVFGPRYVLCQIMGVDMKLIALKSGNVKTVTGIEFVPDTTIDKVDSLDVLVIPGGFRGTIEASYNKDVQEWIRKIDLTSTYTTSVCTGGWILGSSGLLRGKKATTNWFNAEEMMTKYGAEFTNERFSKDGKYWTSAGVTAGMDMSLALLEEIAGKNYAQGVMLDMEYDPSPPFEGGSPEKTTPHVLQFMTAMYKSGIDPIIEEMEKRE; this is encoded by the coding sequence ATGGAAGAATCAAGAAAGCAAATATTAATAATATCTACATTGTTTCTTATACTAAGTTGTGGCAAGCAAAATGCTAGTTATGAAGCCAATATAAAGGAGAATATAGAGCTTGAGCAAGTGCAAATGAGTCATGAAGAACTAATACAAGCAATGAAACCCAAACAACATAACATTGAGAAAGTGGGCATTTTGGTTTACAATGGAGTAAATAGTCTCGACGTATTTGGACCACGTTATGTTTTATGTCAAATCATGGGAGTAGATATGAAACTGATTGCTTTAAAATCAGGTAATGTAAAGACGGTAACTGGAATTGAGTTTGTACCTGACACAACGATTGACAAAGTAGATAGTTTAGATGTGTTAGTTATACCCGGAGGATTCAGAGGAACAATTGAAGCTTCCTATAATAAAGATGTCCAAGAATGGATTCGGAAAATAGACCTAACAAGTACTTATACAACTAGCGTCTGCACGGGAGGTTGGATTTTAGGAAGCAGTGGATTATTAAGAGGTAAAAAAGCGACTACAAACTGGTTTAATGCCGAGGAGATGATGACAAAATATGGTGCAGAATTTACTAATGAACGCTTCTCAAAAGATGGTAAATATTGGACTTCGGCAGGAGTTACCGCAGGTATGGATATGTCCTTGGCGTTGTTAGAGGAAATAGCAGGAAAAAATTATGCTCAAGGCGTTATGCTAGATATGGAATATGACCCATCACCCCCTTTCGAAGGTGGCAGCCCTGAAAAGACAACTCCTCATGTATTACAATTTATGACAGCAATGTATAAATCTGGTATAGACCCTATAATCGAAGAGATGGAAAAAAGAGAATAA
- a CDS encoding nuclear transport factor 2 family protein has translation MKTINLSGLTKSNWLFIVMALLSINTTFSQTSKKAKAGTKESLAVVRGFFEAINSGDMKKARTYMADNHQYVGPMFSTSNPEDFFKALGEFEMEFAVETQDLIGYKNSVTHVSILKVVSPVQASIPCCEVFDIENGKIVRQRFFFDTALFPKP, from the coding sequence ATGAAAACAATAAATCTTAGTGGGCTTACAAAGTCCAATTGGCTATTTATAGTAATGGCCTTATTATCAATAAACACAACATTTTCTCAAACTTCTAAGAAAGCCAAGGCTGGTACAAAAGAGTCATTAGCAGTTGTCAGAGGATTCTTCGAAGCCATTAATTCTGGTGACATGAAAAAGGCGCGCACCTACATGGCAGACAATCACCAATATGTTGGTCCGATGTTCTCTACGAGTAATCCGGAAGATTTCTTTAAAGCATTAGGTGAATTTGAGATGGAATTCGCAGTAGAAACTCAAGATTTAATTGGTTACAAGAACTCTGTAACTCATGTTTCTATTTTGAAGGTCGTGTCTCCCGTACAAGCAAGTATACCATGCTGTGAGGTTTTTGATATAGAAAATGGGAAAATAGTAAGACAGCGTTTCTTTTTTGATACAGCATTATTTCCTAAACCATAA
- a CDS encoding nuclear transport factor 2 family protein: MNDTNKSLQVVQEFFNAINMGNMEKAASYMAENHQYTGPMFSTDNPEDYFKALGNFEMQFNVETQDLIGYENSVTHVSILNVVSPVQASIPCCEVFDIVNDKIVRQRFFFDTALFPKPSV, encoded by the coding sequence ATGAATGATACAAACAAATCTTTACAAGTGGTTCAAGAGTTTTTCAATGCTATAAACATGGGAAATATGGAAAAGGCGGCTAGTTATATGGCAGAAAATCATCAATATACTGGTCCTATGTTTTCAACAGATAATCCAGAAGATTATTTTAAAGCATTAGGGAATTTTGAAATGCAGTTTAATGTAGAAACGCAAGATTTAATTGGTTATGAAAACTCTGTAACCCATGTTTCTATTTTAAATGTGGTGTCTCCTGTTCAAGCTAGTATTCCTTGTTGTGAGGTTTTTGATATTGTAAATGACAAAATCGTAAGACAACGTTTCTTTTTTGACACGGCATTATTTCCAAAACCTTCAGTATAA
- a CDS encoding winged helix-turn-helix transcriptional regulator encodes MRKTEKRSDCPISRTLDIFGDKWTLLIMRDLAFRGFQFYNEFLDSGEGIATNVLSDRLKMLEDKGIIISKKYEKLKTRKQYGLTKIGINTVPIILEMLVWGVNFDDSTIVVPEFYERFLNDKESLLKEVMTSLEEGMHKNFC; translated from the coding sequence ATGAGAAAAACAGAAAAAAGATCTGATTGTCCAATTAGCAGGACATTAGATATTTTTGGTGACAAATGGACGCTTTTGATTATGAGAGATTTAGCCTTTAGGGGGTTTCAATTTTATAATGAGTTTTTAGATTCTGGAGAAGGAATAGCAACGAATGTATTATCTGATAGACTAAAAATGTTGGAAGATAAAGGAATTATTATCAGTAAAAAATATGAGAAACTCAAGACAAGGAAGCAGTATGGGCTTACCAAAATAGGAATTAATACTGTTCCTATTATATTGGAAATGTTAGTTTGGGGAGTGAATTTTGATGATTCGACAATTGTTGTACCCGAGTTCTACGAACGGTTTTTAAATGACAAAGAGAGTTTATTGAAAGAAGTTATGACTTCTTTAGAAGAAGGTATGCATAAGAACTTTTGTTAG
- a CDS encoding helix-turn-helix domain-containing protein translates to MELILDFILVSGITVILIIIGLLVKSKKKQLSQSVLIVFFSLLLTVSIFTYANLHNLKWLLQITFIPNDITAVMIGPLLYLYVKSLFLEEKNLVKNTLKHFIPAGLYLIGIAIPTLIYSAFRLDELSYVISNFTILIIKLEDVYLMLYLVLSLQLLSKYRGALRNNYSNLSHYHFNWIKIMLSGALFIISINLIIRIYELVTKNTIWYQEYLIIMVMILLIIYLGYYGVNQSKVLLPDFLLKEDKPIINESKNKFLSNTLKEELELLKQNLEFILDSQKPYLDEDLTLGKLAKQLSTTDKKLSILLNQYLNTTFYDLINSYRVTTVIEKMKQDEYKSYNLFGIACDSGFKSRTSFNRIFKKETGLSPSAYKAKLS, encoded by the coding sequence ATGGAGTTGATTTTAGATTTCATACTTGTAAGCGGTATTACAGTAATACTAATAATTATTGGTTTATTAGTTAAGTCCAAGAAAAAGCAATTGTCACAAAGTGTATTGATTGTTTTCTTCTCACTTCTTTTGACGGTTTCAATATTTACATATGCGAATTTGCATAATTTAAAATGGCTATTACAGATAACATTTATTCCAAATGATATTACTGCTGTAATGATTGGACCACTGTTGTATTTGTATGTAAAATCATTATTCTTGGAGGAAAAAAATCTAGTTAAAAACACACTAAAACATTTTATTCCAGCAGGACTATATTTAATAGGTATAGCAATACCTACGTTAATATATAGCGCATTTAGGTTAGACGAACTGTCTTACGTAATTTCTAATTTTACTATATTAATTATCAAACTAGAGGATGTTTACTTAATGCTGTACCTCGTTCTTTCTCTGCAATTATTATCGAAATATAGAGGTGCATTAAGAAACAACTATTCAAACTTGTCTCATTATCATTTCAACTGGATAAAAATAATGCTGTCGGGTGCATTATTTATTATCAGCATTAATTTGATTATTAGAATCTACGAACTTGTAACTAAAAACACTATTTGGTATCAAGAGTATTTAATCATAATGGTAATGATTCTTCTAATAATATACTTAGGATACTATGGAGTAAATCAGTCAAAAGTGTTATTGCCCGATTTTTTATTGAAAGAGGACAAGCCAATTATTAATGAGTCAAAAAATAAATTCTTATCTAATACTCTGAAAGAGGAATTGGAATTATTAAAGCAAAATCTAGAATTCATTCTAGATAGCCAAAAACCATATTTAGACGAAGATTTAACTCTGGGTAAGTTGGCTAAGCAACTTTCAACCACTGATAAAAAATTATCTATCCTTCTTAATCAATATCTTAATACCACATTTTACGATTTAATCAACAGTTACAGGGTAACCACTGTAATCGAAAAAATGAAGCAAGATGAATACAAAAGCTATAATCTATTCGGTATTGCATGCGATTCTGGCTTTAAGTCAAGAACTAGCTTCAATAGAATTTTTAAAAAAGAGACAGGTTTGTCACCTTCTGCTTACAAAGCAAAACTGTCTTAA
- a CDS encoding amidohydrolase family protein, protein MKIFDAHFHIINPKFPLVENNGYLPPEFTVKDYQDKVESYGISGGAIVSGSFQKFDQNYLLDALKVFGKNYVGVANIPITMESKELEKLNQSNIQAVRFNLKRGGSESLKNLVELSNRLFNDYGWHTELYVDSKNLKELKTTLEQIPKFSIDHLGLSNDGLNDLCFWAEKGVKIKATGFGRLDFNPITAMKRIYSINPDALMFGTDLPSTRAKTPFTFEHLKMIKDNFSDKAQEKILYQNAIKWYSKVF, encoded by the coding sequence ATGAAAATATTTGATGCACATTTCCATATTATCAACCCCAAGTTTCCTTTAGTAGAAAACAATGGGTATTTACCCCCAGAATTTACAGTTAAAGACTATCAAGATAAAGTTGAAAGTTATGGAATTTCTGGTGGGGCTATAGTTTCAGGGTCGTTTCAAAAATTTGATCAAAACTACTTGTTGGACGCTCTAAAAGTTTTTGGAAAAAACTATGTTGGTGTTGCCAATATTCCAATTACAATGGAAAGTAAAGAGTTGGAAAAGCTGAATCAATCTAACATTCAAGCGGTTAGATTCAATCTTAAAAGAGGAGGTTCGGAAAGTCTAAAAAATTTGGTAGAATTATCAAATAGATTATTCAATGACTATGGTTGGCATACAGAACTATATGTGGATAGCAAGAACTTAAAGGAGCTAAAAACTACTCTTGAACAGATTCCAAAGTTTTCAATTGACCATTTAGGACTTTCAAATGATGGACTTAATGATTTATGTTTTTGGGCAGAAAAAGGAGTGAAAATAAAAGCAACTGGGTTCGGTAGGTTAGATTTTAACCCAATTACTGCTATGAAGAGAATTTATTCTATCAACCCTGATGCATTGATGTTTGGGACAGACTTGCCTTCAACACGAGCCAAAACACCTTTTACATTTGAACATTTAAAAATGATAAAAGATAATTTTTCTGATAAAGCTCAAGAAAAAATATTGTATCAAAATGCAATTAAATGGTATTCAAAGGTTTTTTAG
- the rsgA gene encoding ribosome small subunit-dependent GTPase A: protein MKMEVLGYNDTLEKYRKNQNLDSFEVGRVILEHKERYVVKTHENEFDSELIGNLRFTAENRYDFPAVGDWVAFSSYDDNKALIHAIYPRKSIIERKAVGKSSQVQIIATNVDFGLIVQAVDRDFNLNRLERYLTICNTSKVMPIIVLSKTDLIAESVLDTITNQITQRITDVPILNISNQGVKKYQELEAVIKNGKTYCLLGSSGVGKSTLLNGLSGKLLMKTNEISSSVNKGKHTTSHRELIVLNNGGIMIDNPGMREIGITNATDGLEITFESIFDYSRECRFNDCTHVHENGCAILKAVENGEIDEEAYINFQKMEKEKTHFESGSLDRKMKDKNLGKMIKNIKKQRRSNKY, encoded by the coding sequence ATGAAAATGGAAGTATTAGGGTATAATGACACTCTAGAAAAATATAGAAAAAATCAGAATTTAGATTCATTTGAAGTTGGTAGAGTCATATTGGAACATAAAGAAAGGTATGTGGTAAAGACTCATGAAAACGAATTTGATTCGGAGCTCATAGGTAATTTAAGGTTTACAGCAGAAAATAGATATGACTTTCCTGCTGTAGGAGATTGGGTTGCTTTTTCCAGTTATGACGATAATAAAGCATTAATACATGCAATATATCCTCGAAAATCGATTATTGAAAGAAAAGCTGTTGGCAAATCTAGTCAAGTACAAATTATAGCGACAAATGTCGATTTTGGTTTAATTGTTCAAGCTGTTGACCGGGACTTTAATTTGAACAGGTTGGAAAGATATTTAACTATCTGTAATACTTCTAAAGTTATGCCTATAATAGTTTTGAGCAAAACAGACTTAATAGCCGAATCTGTCCTAGACACTATAACTAATCAAATTACTCAGCGAATCACAGACGTTCCAATATTAAATATTAGTAATCAAGGGGTAAAAAAATATCAAGAACTAGAAGCTGTAATAAAGAATGGGAAAACATACTGTTTGCTCGGTTCTTCAGGAGTTGGAAAATCTACGCTTCTAAATGGTCTTTCAGGTAAATTATTGATGAAAACGAATGAAATAAGTTCGAGTGTAAATAAAGGCAAGCATACGACAAGCCATCGAGAATTAATCGTGTTAAATAATGGAGGAATCATGATAGATAATCCTGGAATGCGAGAAATTGGAATTACTAATGCTACAGATGGCTTAGAAATCACTTTTGAATCTATCTTTGACTATTCTAGGGAATGCAGGTTCAATGATTGTACCCATGTACATGAAAATGGATGTGCCATCCTAAAAGCTGTTGAAAATGGAGAAATTGATGAAGAAGCCTATATCAATTTTCAGAAAATGGAGAAAGAAAAAACACATTTCGAGTCTGGTTCTTTGGATAGAAAGATGAAGGACAAAAATTTAGGAAAAATGATTAAGAATATTAAGAAGCAAAGAAGAAGCAATAAGTATTAA
- a CDS encoding GNAT family N-acetyltransferase — MIRKYKKEEISILIDIWEKSSAVAHPFLDDEFTKMVKTAMKETYLPNSDTWVFEEKNEIVGFISMLDNEIGGLFILPTHQSKGIGSLLLEHISQFHTELEVEVFDENEIGKPFYIKKGFSLIKEYIQDATNQKVFRMKKTLE, encoded by the coding sequence ATGATAAGAAAATACAAAAAAGAAGAAATCTCGATACTTATCGATATTTGGGAAAAATCATCAGCTGTAGCACACCCTTTTTTGGATGATGAATTCACCAAAATGGTAAAAACAGCAATGAAGGAAACGTACCTTCCTAATTCAGACACTTGGGTGTTTGAAGAAAAAAATGAAATCGTTGGGTTTATCTCAATGTTGGATAATGAGATAGGTGGATTATTTATTTTACCTACACATCAGTCAAAGGGAATAGGGAGTTTATTACTTGAACACATCAGTCAATTTCATACTGAGTTGGAAGTAGAAGTTTTTGATGAGAACGAAATAGGAAAGCCTTTTTACATTAAAAAAGGATTCTCTCTAATAAAAGAATACATTCAAGATGCTACTAATCAAAAAGTATTTAGGATGAAAAAAACACTTGAATGA
- a CDS encoding TetR/AcrR family transcriptional regulator produces MSDKKSKAIEAATKLFAELGFEKTSMTAICKEANVSKGLVYHHFKSKESILIEIFASSTKKMLELSLIQDSSLEPQEELNELINNIFHQLDNNKLFFQLNLNLMFQPSTNALLKEKILKRADILFNSVKRIFDKVELEKSEILAYTFIAEIDGIALNYLSVFENYPLAKMKEEMINKYSSITNKK; encoded by the coding sequence ATGAGTGATAAAAAAAGTAAAGCAATAGAAGCTGCAACTAAACTATTTGCTGAATTGGGGTTTGAGAAAACATCAATGACAGCAATTTGTAAAGAAGCTAATGTGTCTAAAGGATTAGTATACCATCACTTTAAATCAAAAGAGTCCATTCTGATAGAAATATTTGCTTCTAGCACCAAAAAAATGCTTGAGTTGAGTCTTATTCAAGATAGTTCTTTGGAGCCTCAGGAAGAGTTAAATGAACTCATAAATAACATATTTCATCAATTAGATAACAATAAACTATTTTTTCAATTGAATTTAAACCTAATGTTTCAGCCTTCAACAAACGCCTTACTTAAAGAAAAAATTCTGAAAAGAGCAGACATTCTATTTAATTCAGTAAAGAGAATTTTTGATAAGGTTGAGTTAGAGAAAAGTGAAATTCTTGCATATACTTTTATTGCAGAAATTGATGGAATCGCTCTAAACTATCTCTCAGTTTTTGAAAATTATCCTCTTGCCAAAATGAAAGAAGAAATGATTAATAAATACAGCTCAATAACGAATAAAAAATAA
- a CDS encoding RNA polymerase sigma factor, which produces MGNTLQETNYQLTTAFKNNDQKVMQMVYQNTFPKFKNHVLKNSGDETQAKDVFQEAFIACWKNIKDNKLQKNSNVAGYLFTIAKNKWTDHLRSSTFKKTMASSTIPHLKLVYEENDSDEEVLEKQYDILQNALQKLGNNCKKLLHLFYFERKSMDSISMELQLTPASTRNQKYRCMEKLRALSHELKNNG; this is translated from the coding sequence ATGGGGAATACATTACAAGAGACCAACTACCAACTGACCACCGCTTTTAAAAACAATGATCAAAAAGTGATGCAAATGGTGTATCAAAACACATTCCCTAAATTCAAGAATCATGTATTGAAAAACAGTGGTGATGAAACACAGGCAAAAGATGTGTTTCAAGAAGCATTTATTGCCTGTTGGAAAAACATCAAGGATAATAAGCTGCAAAAAAACAGTAATGTAGCGGGATATCTATTTACCATTGCCAAAAACAAATGGACTGATCATTTACGCTCATCAACATTTAAAAAGACCATGGCATCGAGTACAATTCCCCATTTAAAATTAGTGTATGAAGAAAACGATTCTGATGAAGAAGTCTTGGAAAAACAGTATGATATCTTACAAAATGCCCTGCAAAAATTAGGAAACAACTGTAAAAAACTGCTGCATCTTTTTTATTTTGAACGGAAGTCGATGGATTCAATTTCTATGGAATTACAATTGACTCCTGCTTCGACCAGAAATCAAAAGTACCGTTGTATGGAAAAACTACGCGCATTGAGCCATGAATTGAAAAACAATGGATAA